One segment of Capnocytophaga sp. oral taxon 878 DNA contains the following:
- a CDS encoding aldose epimerase family protein, whose translation MININKSLSGTHNGQAVYEYTLQNANGFSVSVLNLGGTITQIAVKDKHGTLKNVVLGYKNWEDYVGNGAYNGATIGRTSGRIHNAAFTIDGKTYHLFKNNGENSLHGGKEGFSSKIFSVKELPNGLEMLYISPDGEEGYPATVNFKVIYTITDDNSLHIAYEAIADAKTYLNITNHSYFNLAGDMEVNGDAQVLKIEADNICELAEGLIPTGNYLAVEGTTFDLRKGKVIAEGIAEGHPQFEITRAYDHPFVLNHSGLSGAPQLVLHSPHSGITMEAYTTQRVAVVYTGNFLDEVLVFDKVCTPKEKPTKNPRFVGVAIEMQDFPDGINQPKFGVKPLEKGEVYKHETIYKFRTK comes from the coding sequence TAGCGTATCTGTATTGAACTTAGGTGGTACTATTACCCAAATAGCCGTGAAAGACAAACATGGTACACTAAAAAATGTAGTATTAGGGTACAAAAATTGGGAAGATTATGTAGGTAATGGTGCTTACAATGGGGCTACTATAGGGCGTACTTCAGGGCGGATACACAATGCTGCTTTTACTATTGACGGAAAAACCTATCATCTATTTAAAAACAATGGAGAAAACTCATTGCATGGTGGTAAAGAAGGCTTTAGTAGTAAGATTTTCAGCGTAAAAGAGTTACCTAATGGTTTGGAGATGCTCTATATCAGTCCTGATGGTGAAGAAGGCTACCCTGCAACTGTCAATTTCAAAGTAATATATACCATTACTGATGATAACAGCTTGCACATTGCTTATGAAGCTATTGCTGATGCTAAAACTTATCTTAATATCACTAACCATAGTTATTTTAACCTTGCTGGTGATATGGAAGTAAATGGCGATGCACAAGTATTAAAAATAGAAGCTGATAACATTTGCGAGCTAGCTGAAGGACTTATCCCTACTGGTAACTACCTTGCTGTTGAAGGAACTACTTTTGATCTTCGCAAAGGTAAAGTAATAGCTGAAGGCATAGCTGAAGGACACCCTCAGTTCGAAATTACACGTGCTTATGACCATCCTTTTGTGCTCAATCATAGTGGGCTTAGTGGAGCACCTCAGTTAGTATTACACTCACCCCATAGTGGCATTACTATGGAAGCCTATACTACGCAGCGCGTAGCTGTTGTCTACACTGGTAATTTCTTAGATGAGGTTCTTGTATTTGACAAAGTATGTACTCCTAAAGAAAAACCTACTAAAAACCCACGTTTTGTAGGGGTAGCTATCGAAATGCAAGATTTCCCTGATGGTATTAACCAACCTAAGTTTGGTGTAAAACCATTAGAAAAGGGAGAAGTATATAAACACGAAACCATTTATAAGTTTCGTACTAAATAG